One stretch of Lucilia cuprina isolate Lc7/37 chromosome 6, ASM2204524v1, whole genome shotgun sequence DNA includes these proteins:
- the LOC111680312 gene encoding protein OSCP1, with translation MTSFSHKLNPRANVFILVNLGCEMLFVIDQRLKAQQIALDKSIQVIHDVTAVLLEPKFIDSLIVGSTQPNAQLLTEEHCKFMLKDIATCSLMRLDDVSMDKLWNLMTMIYKWQLFQSKQQYHLMDITFRHLQGIGNFYPDEKRSMLIDFTKNTLLDFWNSCTDEEQHAIYRTNKAWLEVFNTKISLLIRLGFQALDGTFFAEVDASYYQDFKDCIGNNIYVKSAEIAELKKQQLNETSVVSTAKCVNQLAEMLNFPQTSSASGNFVSNSDDFKPINVREFQKNYEQNLQQCNILFEDLDVNGVFNTNNASCSSEQQSKGFVHLNPVYNKQLDVTTTTSVTAAPTTTTYAATNAAKLPDISAAGLNKDLLDLYSKIN, from the exons ATGACTTCTTTTAGTCACAAGCTGAATCCTCGtgcaaatgttttcattttagttAATTTGGGTTGTGAAATGTTATTTGTAATCGACCAGCGTTTGAAAGCGCAACAAATTGCGCTTGATAAGTCGATACAAG TTATTCACGATGTCACAGCTGTTCTATTGGAACCGAAATTCATTGATTCCCTGATAGTGGGCTCTACACAACCGAATGCTCAGTTACTAACCGAAGAACACTGTAAATTTATGCTCAAAGATATAGCTACCTGTTCATTAATGCGTTTAGATGATGTATCCATGGATAAGCTTTGGAATCTAATGACAATGATTTACAAATGGCAGCTATTTCAGAGCAAGCAACAATATCATTTAATGGATATAACGTTCAGACACTTACAGGGAATTGGCAACTTTTATCCCGATGAAAAACGTTCCATGTTAATAGATTTTACCAAAAATACTCTATTAGATTTTTGGAATTCATGTACGGATGAAGAGCAACATGCTATATATAGAACTAATAAAGCATGGTTGGAGgtgtttaatacaaaaatttcattgcTAATAAGGTTGGGATTTCAGGCTTtggatggtactttttttgcagaaGTGGACGCCAGCTACTACCAAGATTTTAAGGATTGTATAGggaataatatttatgtaaaaagtgCCGAAATAGCAGAACTTAAAAAGCAGCAATTGAATGAAACATCGGTGGTTAGTACAGCTAAATGTGTTAATCAATTGGCGGAAATGTTAAATTTCCCACAAACATCATCGGCGTCAGGGAATTTTGTAAGCAATTCAGATGATTTTAAACCCATAAATGTGCgagaatttcaaaagaattACGAACAAAATCTACAgcaatgtaatattttatttgaagatTTAGATGTGAATGGCGTCTTTAATACTAACAATGCCTCTTGCTCTTCGGAACAACAATCGAAAGGTTTTGTTCATCTAAATCCTGTGTATAATAAACAATTGGATGTTACCACAACGACTTCTGTTACCGCAGCACCTACAACAACTACTTATGCAGCAACAAATGCTGCAAAATTACCCGACATATCTGCTGCTGGACTTAATAAAGATCTATTAGATTtatatagtaaaataaattaa
- the LOC111680302 gene encoding enoyl-[acyl-carrier-protein] reductase, mitochondrial — MLFKHLQQLKGTLNASTSLNALKGLRQMSILAKSIKYNQHGEPADVLQLVEQQLEKPQNKQVLVKILAAPINPADINTIQGKYPVKPKFPAVAGNECVAEILEVGADVKSLSKGQRVVPYVTGIGTWTTHAVFSEEQLMPVSNKIGLAEAATITVNPCTAYRMLKDFVKLSPGDCVIQNGANSAVGQAVHQLCKAWGLKSVGVVRSRPDIEPLKSYLKSLGATEILTEEEIRTCTLFKEGKLPKPKLAFNCVGGKSATEVTRHLADKGVMVTYGGMSREPVIAATAALIFKDLAFRGFWMTRWTKENPHSPERTEMFRELCDLMEQQKFVAPVHELVPMEKFKDAAAAALNFKGFTGKKYILKMQD, encoded by the exons atgttatttaaacatttacaacaGTTAAAAGGAACCCTTAATGCCTCAACAAGCCTTAATGCATTAAAGGGCTTACGGCAAATGTCTATTTTAGCTAAATCCATTAAGTATAACCAACATGGTGAGCCGGCTGATGTTTTGCAATTGGTGGAGCAACAGCTAGAAAAGCCACAAAATAAACAAGTGCTGGTGAAAATATTGGCGGCTCCTATTAACCCAGCCGATATAAATACCATACAag gtAAATATCCGGTAAAACCTAAATTTCCTGCTGTGGCCGGTAATGAGTGTGTAGCCGAGATTTTGGAAGTGGGAGCTGATGTTAAGAGTTTATCGAAAGGCCAGCGTGTAGTTCCATATGTTACCGGCATTGGTACCTGGACTACACATGCTGTTTTCTCCGAAGAGCAATTAATGCCCGTatcaaataaaattggtttGGCTGAAGCAGCCACTATAACCGTAAATCCCTGTACTGCTTATCGCATGCTTAAAGATTTCGTTAAACTTTCTCCCGGTGACTGTGTCATACAAAATGGTGCCAATAGTGCTGTGGGACAAGCAGTACATCAATTGTGCAAAGCTTGGGGCTTAAAATCGGTGGGTGTGGTAAGATCTCGACCAGATATAGAACCATTAAAATCTTATCTTAAATCCTTGGGTGCTACGGAAATTCTAACCGAAGAAGAAATACGCACTTGCACCTTATTTAAAGAAGGTAAACTGCCCAAACCTAAACTGGCCTTTAATTGTGTAGGTGGCAAAAGTGCCACTGAGGTCACCCGCCATTTGGCCGATAAAGGTGTAATGGTAACATATGGTGGCATGTCACGTGAACCGGTTATAGCTGCTACAGCTGCTttgatttttaaagatttagcTTTTCGTGGTTTCTGGATGACTAGATGGACCAAGGAAAACCCTCATTCACCCGAACGTACCGAAATGTTTAGAGAATTATGTGATCTAATGGAACAGCAGAAATTTGTTGCCCCCGTACATGAATTGGTGCCTATGGAGAAATTTAAAGATGCCGCTGCAGCTGCTTTAAATTTTAAGGGTTTTACGGGCAAGAAGTATATACTTAAAATGCAGGATTAA
- the LOC111680326 gene encoding 60S ribosomal protein L15, with protein MGAYRYMQELYRKKQSDVMRYLLRIRVWQYRQLTKLHRSPRPTRPDKARRLGYKAKQGFVIYRIRVRRGGRKRPVPKGCTYGKPKSHGVNELKPYRGLQSIAEERVGRRLGGLRVLNSYWVAQDASYKYFEVILVDTHHNAIRRDPKINWICKHVHKHRELRGLTSAGKSSRGIGKGYRYSQTIGGSRRAAWKRKNRLHMHRKR; from the exons ATGGGTGCCTACCGTTATATGCAGGAATTGTACAGGAAGAAGCAAAGTGATGTTATGCGTTACTTGCTTCGCATCCGCGTATGGCAATACCGTCAATTGACCAAGTTGCACCGCTCTCCCAGACCCACCCGTCCCGATAAGGCTCGTCGTTTGGGTTACAAAGCCAAACAAGGTTTCGTCATCTACAGAATCCGTGTACGTCGCGGTGGTCGCAAACGTCCCGTACCCAAGGGTTGCACTTATGGCAAGCCCAAGAGTCATGGTGTCAACGAATTGAAACCATACCGTGGTTTGCAATCCATTGCTGAG GAACGTGTTGGCCGCAGATTGGGAGGTTTACGTGTATTGAACTCCTACTGGGTTGCTCAAGATGCTTCCTACAAATACTTCGAAGTCATCTTGGTCGATACCCATCACAATGCCATCCGTCGTGATCCCAAGATCAACTGGATCTGCAAACACGTTCACAAACATCGTGAACTTCGTGGTTTGACCTCCGCCGGCAAGAGCTCCCGTGGTATTGGCAAGGGTTACAGATACTCTCAAACTATTGGTGGTTCTCGTCGTGCTGCCTGGAAGCGCAAGAACCGTTTGCACATGCACAGAAAACGTTAA
- the LOC111680313 gene encoding enoyl-[acyl-carrier-protein] reductase, mitochondrial-like translates to MFLKNLLKSRSSSYNFPKRFIKTLSLKFSGNGEPLQVLEMVEEELPEPENNQVLIRVLMAPINPSDINIIQGRYPLQPAQLPATAGNEFVGEIVQMGDKVENFALKEHVVAYESGLGTWSEYLLLKAEQIYAVPYDLPLPAAATLTVNPCTAYRMLKDFIQLKAGDCVIQNGANSAVGQAVHQLCKHWGLKSVGVIRERPELIKLKQDLLRLGATEVFTEEELVRTQLFKSNCLPKPRLALNCVGGESASNIAKLLDYQGIMVTYGGMARKPITLPIGPLIFKKHIYQGFWITEWVKRNKNSWERSYMLKDIIQLMMRKEFIAPKHNLIPFRQYKAHAQQALTLASKTNTKFIFDMRENECN, encoded by the exons ATGTTTCTGAAAAATTTACTGAAATCTCGATCAAGTTCTTATAATTTCCCAAaacgttttataaaaactttgtcCCTAAAGTTTAGCGGTAATGGTGAGCCATTACAGGTTTTGGAAATGGTGGAAGAAGAATTGCCCGAACCGGAGAATAACCAAGTTTTGATACGGGTATTAATGGCACCCATAAATCCCTCGGATATTAATATAATACAAG GTAGATATCCCTTACAACCTGCTCAACTACCAGCCACAGCAGGCAATGAATTTGTGGGTGAAATAGTACAAATGGGCGATAAGGTAGAAAATTTTGCCCTAAAAGAACATGTAGTAGCTTATGAATCAGGTTTGGGTACTTGGAGCGAATATTTACTATTGAAAGCAGAACAAATTTATGCTGTACCTTATGATTTGCCCTTACCGGCAGCAGCCACCTTAACAGTCAATCCCTGTACAGCTTATCGCATGTTGAAAGATTTCATTCAACTAAAAGCGGGAGATTGTGTAATACAAAATGGCGCTAATAGTGCGGTGGGTCAAGCAGTTCATCAATTGTGTAAACATTGGGGTTTAAAATCAGTGGGAGTGATTAGAGAACGTCCTGAGctgataaaactaaaacaagatTTATTAAGACTAGGAGCTACAGAAGTTTTCACCGAGGAGGAGCTAGTAAGGACACAACTctttaaaagtaattgtttGCCTAAGCCACGTTTGGCCTTAAATTGTGTGGGCGGTGAAAGTGCTAGTAATATAGCCAAACTTTTAGATTATCAAGGTATAATGGTAACCTATGGTGGTATGGCAAGAAAACCTATTACACTGCCTATAGgacctttaatttttaaaaagcatATCTATCAGGGATTTTGGATTACAGAATGGGTTAAACGTAATAAAAATTCTTGGGAAAGGTCGTATATGTTAAAGGATATAATACAGTTAATGATGCGTAAAGAGTTTATAGCACCCAAACACAACTTAATACCTTTCCGACAATATAAGGCACATGCGCAGCAAGCTTTAACACTGGCCAGTAAAACGAATACGAAATTTATATTTGATATGAGAGAAAATGAATGTAattag
- the LOC111680299 gene encoding rac GTPase-activating protein 1, translating to MTTTTLSTLATFDDLRRCVHVLIDGTAEEEFLKILQLQEKMQLECIARAQEAQRIQKELDASLQSMADLETKLFHARRLLEMESKARKEAEYERDQMEKKIVAVADLLQHENNLKNETKDKLAFLNTLPRKRKSLNTHLEEKYGNDINSTGSFLSDLSITQSEDDFLDIRPARTLPRSKRSRLSNSKSNAQMAAPSGRRRSSRRSNVALQQHTIDTELGAERICATTKVTIPQDGNGAIRAESTIETVPVIVHQTDEPEEEECLSGGPCSTPRKSPFKEATAPPMTPANNNIDSPMNHNLRSAGTLKRLHNFVSKTFIRAEMCTQCQKKIRFGSVGLRCRDCPVRCHTDCRPLLTIMCMPTAGTPVFKGLMGYISDYAPSMAPLIPALIVHCVNEIESRGLNEVGIYRVSGSEREIKALKDRFLRGKTPPQLSNIDIHVLCGCIKDFLRSLREPLIPTSLWKDFCNAVQNPSEKDIQKDLYKAVEAMPQTNRDTLAFLILHFQRIAECRDVLMPLDNIARVFGPTIVGYSSPDPDQHAIFTEVYTQYMVMLNLLKIPFEYWTQFVSLGEAKENYQSGSTLTRTPSHNKDTVFSLYATPMKSTLKKRKFYD from the exons ATGACCACCACAACGTTATCCACATTGGCCACCTTCGATGATCTAAGACGCTGTGTCCATGTTTTAATTGATGGTACAGCAGAAGAAGAATTTCTCAAGATTTTACAGCTACAAGAAAAAATGCAATTGGAATGCATAGCCAGAGCCCAAGAGGCTCAACGCATACAAAAAGAGTTAGATGCTTCTCTACAATCCATGGCAGATTTGGAAACTAAATTGTTTCATGCACGCCGTTTGCTGGAAATGGAAAGTAAGGCACGTAAAGAAGCCGAATATGAACGCGATCAAATGGAAAAGAAAATAGTAGCTGTGGCCGATTTGTTGCAGCATGAAAACAATCTTAAAAATGAGACCAAAGATAAGTTGGCCTTTTTAAATACATTGCCCAGGAAGCGCAAATCATTGAATACACATTTGGAAGAGAAATATGGTAATGATATTAATTCCACGGGCAGTTTTTTGTCAGATTTGTCGATAACCCAATCGGAAGATGATTTCCTAGACATACGTCCAGCCAGAACTCTGCCTAGAAGTAAAAGAAGTCGTTTGAGTAACTCCAAATCTAATGCACAAATGGCCGCACCCTCTGGTCGCAGGCGCTCCTCCAGACGCAGTAATGTGGCATTGCAACAGCATACTATTGATACCGAATTGGGGGCGGAGCGTATATGTGCTACCACCAAGGTGACCATACCACAAGATGGCAATGGAGCCATACGTGCAGAATCAACCATAGAAACTGTACCGGTAATTGTGCATCAAACAGATGAGCCCGAGGAAGAGGAGTGTTTGAGTGGAGGCCCTTGTTCTACACCACGTAAATCACCATTTAAGGAGGCCACCGCACCACCCATGACTCCAGCTAATAATAACATAGATTCTCCTATGAATCACAATTTACGTTCAGCAGGTACTCTTAAACGTTTGCATAATTTTGTTAGTAAAACCTTTATTAGAGCGGAAATGTGTACACAATGTCAGAAGAA AATCCGTTTTGGTTCAGTGGGCTTACGTTGCCGTGATTGTCCTGTACGCTGTCATACAGACTGTCGTCCTTTACTTACCATCATGTGTATGCCCACAGCCGGTACTCCAGTTTTTAAAGGTCTTATGGGTTACATAAGCGATTATGCCCCATCAATGGCGCCTTTAATACCAGCCCTTATTGTCCACTGTGTCAACGAAATCGAATCTAGAGGCCTCAATGAGGTGGGCATTTATCGTGTCTCCGGTTCTGAACGTGAAATTAAGGCTTTAAAAGACCGTTTCTTACGCGGCAAAACACCCCCGCAATTGTCCAATATTGATATCCATGTTCTCTGTGGTTGCATTAAAGATTTCTTGCGTTCTTTGCGTGAACCTTTAATACCCACAAGTCTGTGGAAAGATTTCTGTAATGCCGTCCAAAATCCCTCCGAAAAGGATATACAAAAGGATCTATATAAGGCTGTAGAGGCTATGCCTCAAACAAATCGTGATACTTTAGCTTTCttgattttacattttcaacGTATTGCTGAGTGTCGTGATGTTTTAATGCCTTTAGATAATATTGCTCGTGTTTTCGGTCCAACTATAGTGGGTTATTCTTCACCAGATCCCGATCAACATGCCATCTTTACCGAAGTCTATACTCAATATATGGTAATGTTGAATTTATTGAAGATACCCTTTGAATATTGGACACAATTTGTTTCTCTGGGTGAGGCCAAGGAAAATTATCAGAGTGGCTCTACTTTAACACGAACACCAAGTCATAATAAGGATACGGTGTTTTCATTATATG CTACTCCTATGAAATCCACTCTTAAGAAAcgtaaattttatgattaa
- the LOC111680300 gene encoding enoyl-CoA hydratase, mitochondrial-like, producing the protein MAQIAKIFAGRAQQVLQTAAKQPQLAPRFYCAAANNFQYIKTELAGEKKNVAVITLNRPKALNALCNGLIAEINTTLDKYEKDDSVAAIVITGSEKAFAAGADIKEMQPNTYEKCIMGNFLNDWTRVAKCQKPIIAAVNGYALGGGCELAMMCDIIYAGDKAKFGQPEIALGTIPGAGGTQRLTRVVGKSKAMEMCLTGNMINAAEAEKMGLVSKVVAADQLVSEAVKLGEKIGTHSQLIVQLCKEAVNTAYETTLQEGLKYERRTFHATFATGDRKEGMTAFVEKRPAKFNNN; encoded by the exons ATGGCTCAAATTGCTAAAATCTTTGCTGGACGTGCCCAACAAGTCTTGCAAACTGCTGCCAAACAACCTCAATTGGCTCCACGTTTCTACTGTGCTGCTg ccAACAACTTCCAATACATCAAAACTGAATTGGCTggtgaaaagaaaaatgttgctgTCATCACTTTGAACCGCCCCAAGGCCTTGAATGCCTTGTGCAATGGTTTGATTGCCGAAATCAACACCACTTTGGATAAATACGAAAAGGATGACAGCGTTGCCGCCATTGTCATTACTGGCAGCGAGAAAGCTTTCGCCGCTGGTGCTGATATCAAGGAAATGCAACCCAACACTTATGAAAAGTGCATTATGGGTAATTTCTTGAACGATTGGACCCGTGTTGCCAAATGCCAAAAACCCATTATTGCTGCCGTTAACGGTTATGCCTTGGGTGGTGGCTGTGAATTGGCCATGATGTGCGATATCATCTATGCTGGTGATAAGGCCAAATTTGGTCAACCTGAAATTGCTTTGGGTACCATTCCCGGTGCTGGTGGCACCCAACGTTTGACCCGTGTTGTAGGCAAATCTAAGGCCATGGAAATGTGCTTGACCGGTAACATGATCAATGCTGCTGAAGCCGAAAAAATGGGTTTGGTTAGCAAGGTTGTTGCTGCCGATCAATTGGTTTCGGAAGCTGTTAAATTGGGTGAGAAAATCGGCACTCACTCTCAATTGATTGTGCAATTGTGCAAGGAAGCTGTTAACACTGCCTACGAGACCACTTTACAAGAAGGTTTGAAATATGAAAGAAGAACTTTCCATGCTACTTTTGCTACT gGTGACCGCAAGGAAGGTATGACCGCCTTTGTTGAAAAGCGTCCCGCtaaattcaacaacaactaa
- the LOC111680306 gene encoding probable enoyl-CoA hydratase, mitochondrial — translation MTEISKIFAGCVQQVLRTGTRITAGRSYCTFSDLHYLKTQLVGEKKNVALITLNRPKALNALCNGLMCELNSALDNYEKDENIATLIITGSEKAFAAGADIKEMEYNIYDKLIMNVSASDWTRIAKCQKPLIAAVNGYALGGGCELAMMCDIIYAGHKAKFGQPEIALGTIPGAGGTQRLTRVIGKSKAMEMCLTGNMISAEEAERRGLVSKVVPADKLLDEAIKVGEKIASYSQLTVQLCKDAINMAYESNLHEGLKFEKRIHHATFATQDIREGMAAFVEKRPAKFKNK, via the exons ATgactgaaatttcaaaaatatttgccGGTTGTGTTCAACAGGTCTTAAGAACTGGTACGAGAATAACTGCTGGCCGATCATATTGCA CCTTCTCCGATCTTCACTACCTCAAAACGCAATTGGTGGgcgaaaagaaaaatgttgctcTTATAACACTGAATCGTCCCAAGGCCTTGAATGCTTTGTGCAATGGTTTAATGTGTGAACTGAACTCCGCTTTGGATAATTACGAAAAAGATGAGAACATAGCTACTTTAATAATTACCGGCAGTGAAAAAGCCTTTGCTGCTGGTGCTGATATCAAAGAAATggaatataatatttatgataaGCTAATCATGAACGTCAGTGCCAGTGATTGGACGCGTATAGCCAAATGCCAAAAACCCCTTATAGCTGCTGTTAATGGTTATGCCTTAGGAGGTGGTTGTGAATTGGCCATGATGTGTGACATTATTTATGCGGGTCATAAGGCTAAATTTGGCCAACCGGAAATAGCTTTAGGTACTATACCCGGTGCTGGAGGTACACAACGTTTGACACGTGTTATCGGCAAATCCAAAGCAATGGAAATGTGTTTAACGGGTAATATGATAAGTGCCGAGGAAGCGGAGAGACGAGGCCTGGTAAGTAAGGTAGTGCCGGCTGATAAACTTTTGGATGAAGCTATTAAAGTGGGTGAAAAAATTGCCAGTTATTCTCAGTTAACCGTACAGTTGTGTAAGGATGCTATTAATATGGCTTATGAATCTAATTTGCACGAgggtttaaaatttgaaaaaagaattCATCATGCTACTTTTGCAACG caaGATATCCGGGAAGGTATGGCAGCTTTTGTCGAAAAACGTCCagctaaatttaaaaacaaataa